In Hyperolius riggenbachi isolate aHypRig1 chromosome 1, aHypRig1.pri, whole genome shotgun sequence, the genomic window TTTCCCACCCGAGGTCAACTTGACCATGTGCCGGGCCAAAAGTAAGTGGCTACCACCCAATACCTCACATGCGGTGGAGACATTTATAGCTATGGTCAAGCGTGACGTCCGCCTTGTCGGCAGTAATCGCGGCCAATCACACCCTAATCTCACAGTCGAGGAACATACAGCACTCAGATCCCTATGTGATGATCCTGAGTTGGTTGTGAAGCCTGCTGACAAGGGGGGCGCCACGGTGATCATGAATCGACTTGACTACAGACGGGAGGTTTTGAGACAATTGAATGATACTGACGTCTATATTAAACTTACAGGAAACCCCACAATGACTATCAAAAGGGACGTGGACACACTGTTGTCTTCCGCTCTCGAGGCTGGCATCATTTCTAAACGCATTCATGACTTTTTGATCACTCCTTTTCCACTTACACCTCTTTTTTACGTACTTCCTAAAATTCACAAATCCCTGGTGAATCCCCCCGGGAGACCTATAGTGGCGGGCACCGGGTCTGTCTTTCAATCATTGGCTGTTTTTCTTGATCAGGTTCTCCGCCCTAGGGTATCAGGTATGCGCTCCTTCCTACTGGACACCACTGACTTTCTCTCCAAGATCTCCGGTTTTGGAACTTTCAATTCCCCCATCTTTCTATGCACTATGGATGTGGTAAGCCTTTACACCTCTATTCCGCATGCAGAGGGCATTGCTGTCATTCGCAACACGTTTATTAAAATGGATTTGAGTCCACCCCTCTCCGAGTTCCTCCTGGAACTGCTCAGCATGGTTCTGACTAGGAACTTCTTTTGCTTTGAGGAGGTATTTTACCAACAGCAGCGTGGGACAGCCATGGGTAGCAATGTAGCGCCAAGCtacgcaaatctattcatggactGGTTTGAACAATCGTTCGTGTACCCTCATCCTATGTACCTTGGCCATGCACTCTGCTGGCttaggtacatagatgacatctttTTCATCTGGTCTGGCACAGAGGATTCATTGCTCCAGTTTAAAAACGATCTGGACGGGTTTTTCCCGACCATCTCGTTTACTCTCGAGCATAGTCGGACTGATGTACACTTTTTGGACGTACTCGTCAAAAGTCAAGATGGGGTGTTACAGACTTCGCCGTATCGCAAACCCACCGACAGGAATACCTACCTGTCAGCCAGAAGCTATCATCCTCAGAGGCTCAAGAAAGGCCTTCCTTATGGGCAGTTCTTGCGCCTCAGAAGGATATCTTCTGATGACTCATCCTTTTATAAGGAGGCAGGCACCATGTACGAGCACTTCTTGGAGCGTGGTTATGATCCAGTGCATCTGGACAGAGCCTTGCAAAGAGCAGCAAAGAGGGACAGGTCATCTCTTCTGCAATTTAATCCCCGACAGGACACATCTCGACTTCCAATGGTATTAACCTATTCCCCCCTTTCTTTACAGGCACAGAAAATAGTCAGGAAACACTGGCACATCCTCGGCAGTGACCCCACATTACCCACCGCTTTCCGGGAACAACCAGTCTG contains:
- the LOC137551883 gene encoding uncharacterized protein; the encoded protein is MDVVSLYTSIPHAEGIAVIRNTFIKMDLSPPLSEFLLELLSMVLTRNFFCFEEVFYQQQRGTAMGSNVAPSYANLFMDWFEQSFVYPHPMYLGHALCWLRYIDDIFFIWSGTEDSLLQFKNDLDGFFPTISFTLEHSRTDVHFLDVLVKSQDGVLQTSPYRKPTDRNTYLSARSYHPQRLKKGLPYGQFLRLRRISSDDSSFYKEAGTMYEHFLERGYDPVHLDRALQRAAKRDRSSLLQFNPRQDTSRLPMVLTYSPLSLQAQKIVRKHWHILGSDPTLPTAFREQPVCAFKRSNNLRDALVHARSTIPPAERGFHLINHLDTAIGH